A section of the Castanea sativa cultivar Marrone di Chiusa Pesio chromosome 12, ASM4071231v1 genome encodes:
- the LOC142618423 gene encoding uncharacterized protein At4g08330, chloroplastic, with protein sequence MDKSMSVTVSDGYLNGHHHNSFSSPSSSRRDQDVAYSCGSCGYELNLSSCNRNTSTIGSKYGKSIKRGIISFFNIDESRFTQVDEIQCIPYFSKNSWGLFRRRTKLLCRKCGNDIGIAYNDFTSSQRLVSDVSDSSSGNEVTSSRKYNVKIRALQPSSSEESATQIYT encoded by the exons ATGGACAAATCCATGTCTGTGACTGTCAGTGATGGATATCTCAACGGCCATCACCATAACTccttttcttctccttcttcctctCGTAGAGATCAAGATGTTGCTTACAG CTGTGGTTCTTGTGGGTATGAGCTTAACCTAAGCTCTTGCAATCGGAACACCTCAACCATTGGTTCTAAATATGGAAAATCTATAAAGAGAGGGatcatttctttctttaacaTTGATGAAAGCAGATTTACTCAGGTTGATGAAATCCAGTGTATACCCTACTTTTCTAAGAACTCTTGGGGCTTGTTCCGTCGGAGAACCAAACTTCTTTGCCGCAAGTGTGGTAATGATATTGGAATTGCTTACAATGATTTTACGTCATCCCAGCGACTTGTATCAGATGTATCAGATTCTTCCTCAGGCAATGAAGTCACAAGTAGTAGAAAATATAATGTTAAAATCCGTGCCTTACAGCCCTCATCTTCTGAGGAATCTGCCACTCAAATTTACACGTGA